A genomic window from Pseudomonas cavernicola includes:
- the tsf gene encoding translation elongation factor Ts — MAEITAALVKELRERTGQGMMDCKKALTAAGGDIEKAIDDMRAAGAIKAAKKAGNIAAEGSIAVRVAEDNKRAVIIEVNSQTDFLALQDDFKAFVSSSVNKAFAEQMTDAAPLIAAQEEARLALVSKVGENVNIRRLTSVEADVVGSYLHGHRIGVLVALKGGSVELAKDIAMHVAASNPQFLDPTQVSAETVAKEKEIFLALNEDKIKGKPAEIVEKMVAGRIQKFLAEASLVGQPFVKDPEVKIGDLAKKAGAEIVSFTRFEVGEGIDKGEVDFAAEVAAQLAASKQ; from the coding sequence ATGGCAGAGATTACTGCAGCGTTGGTTAAAGAACTGCGTGAGCGCACTGGCCAGGGCATGATGGATTGCAAGAAAGCGTTGACCGCTGCTGGCGGCGACATTGAAAAAGCAATCGACGACATGCGTGCCGCTGGTGCTATCAAGGCAGCCAAGAAAGCCGGCAACATCGCTGCCGAAGGCTCGATCGCTGTGCGCGTTGCCGAAGACAACAAGCGCGCCGTGATCATCGAAGTCAACTCGCAGACCGACTTCCTGGCTCTTCAGGATGACTTCAAAGCATTCGTCAGCAGCAGCGTCAATAAGGCTTTCGCTGAGCAAATGACTGACGCGGCTCCGCTGATTGCTGCTCAGGAAGAAGCGCGTCTGGCTCTGGTCTCGAAGGTTGGCGAGAACGTCAATATCCGTCGCCTGACCAGCGTTGAGGCTGACGTGGTTGGTTCTTACCTGCACGGCCATCGCATCGGTGTTCTGGTTGCTCTGAAAGGCGGCAGCGTCGAGTTGGCAAAAGATATCGCCATGCACGTTGCGGCGAGCAACCCGCAGTTCCTCGATCCGACTCAGGTTTCCGCAGAAACCGTTGCCAAGGAAAAAGAAATTTTCCTGGCTTTGAACGAGGACAAGATCAAAGGCAAGCCGGCTGAAATCGTTGAGAAAATGGTTGCAGGCCGTATCCAGAAGTTTCTCGCTGAAGCGAGCCTGGTTGGGCAGCCTTTCGTTAAGGATCCTGAAGTCAAGATTGGCGATCTGGCCAAGAAAGCTGGCGCCGAAATCGTTTCCTTCACACGCTTCGAAGTGGGTGAAGGCATCGACAAGGGCGAAGTCGACTTCGCTGCCGAAGTAGCTGCACAGCTGGCTGCAAGCAAGCAGTAA
- the rpsB gene encoding 30S ribosomal protein S2: MSQVNMRDMLKAGVHFGHQTRYWNPKMGKFIFGARNKIHIINLEKTLPMFNEALSFVEKLASGKNKILFVGTKRSAGKIVREEAARCGSPFVDHRWLGGMLTNYKTIRQSIKRLRELEIQSQDGTFTKLTKKEALMRSRDLEKLDRSLGGIKDMGGLPDALFVIDVDHERIAITEANKLGIPVIGIVDTNSSPEGVDYIIPGNDDAIRAIQLYMGAMADAVVRGRSNAAGGTDEFVEQAPAAEQAEG, from the coding sequence ATGTCCCAAGTCAATATGCGCGATATGTTGAAGGCCGGTGTGCACTTCGGCCACCAGACCCGTTACTGGAACCCGAAAATGGGCAAGTTCATTTTCGGTGCGCGTAACAAGATTCACATCATCAACCTCGAAAAAACCCTGCCGATGTTCAATGAGGCTCTGTCCTTCGTTGAGAAGCTGGCTTCGGGCAAAAACAAAATTCTGTTCGTCGGCACCAAGCGTTCCGCTGGCAAGATCGTGCGCGAAGAAGCTGCTCGCTGCGGCTCGCCGTTCGTCGATCACCGCTGGTTGGGCGGCATGCTGACCAACTACAAGACCATCCGTCAGTCGATCAAGCGCCTGCGTGAACTGGAAATCCAGTCCCAAGACGGCACTTTCACCAAACTGACCAAGAAAGAAGCGCTGATGCGCAGCCGTGATCTGGAAAAACTGGATCGCAGCCTGGGTGGTATCAAGGACATGGGCGGCCTGCCTGATGCCCTGTTCGTAATCGACGTTGATCACGAGCGCATTGCAATCACCGAAGCTAACAAGCTTGGTATCCCGGTTATCGGCATCGTCGATACCAACAGCAGCCCGGAAGGTGTGGACTACATCATCCCAGGCAACGATGACGCCATTCGCGCCATTCAGCTGTACATGGGTGCCATGGCTGACGCCGTTGTTCGCGGTCGCAGCAATGCTGCTGGCGGCACTGACGAGTTCGTCGAGCAGGCTCCGGCTGCTGAGCAAGCTGAAGGCTGA
- the map gene encoding type I methionyl aminopeptidase has product MTVTIKTPEEIEKMRVAGRLAGEVLEMIGEYVKPGVTTEELDRICHDYIVNVQQAIPAPLNYKGFPKSICTSINHVVCHGIPNEKPLKDGDVLNIDITVIKDGYHGDTSKMFMVGKVSEWAEKLARITQECMYKGIELVRPGARLGDIGEVIQKHAEKNGYSVVREYCGHGIGKVFHEEPQVLHYGRAGTGMELKEGMTFTIEPMINQGRAETRLLGDGWTAITKDRKLSAQWEHTVLVTATGYEIFTLRHDDSIPRTSA; this is encoded by the coding sequence ATGACCGTCACCATCAAGACGCCCGAGGAAATCGAAAAAATGCGCGTTGCCGGCCGCCTGGCTGGTGAAGTGCTGGAGATGATCGGCGAGTACGTCAAACCTGGCGTCACCACCGAGGAACTGGATCGCATCTGCCACGACTACATCGTCAACGTGCAGCAGGCCATCCCGGCACCCCTCAACTATAAAGGCTTCCCCAAGTCGATCTGCACCTCGATCAACCATGTGGTTTGCCATGGCATCCCGAATGAGAAGCCACTGAAGGACGGCGATGTGCTGAACATCGACATCACCGTGATCAAGGATGGCTACCACGGCGACACCAGCAAGATGTTCATGGTCGGCAAGGTCAGCGAGTGGGCCGAAAAACTCGCCCGCATCACCCAAGAGTGCATGTACAAGGGCATTGAGTTGGTTCGCCCGGGCGCCCGCCTCGGTGATATTGGCGAAGTGATCCAGAAGCACGCCGAGAAAAACGGTTACTCGGTGGTTCGCGAATACTGTGGCCACGGCATCGGCAAGGTGTTCCACGAGGAGCCGCAGGTCCTGCACTACGGCCGTGCCGGCACCGGCATGGAGCTGAAAGAAGGCATGACCTTCACCATCGAGCCGATGATCAACCAAGGCCGCGCGGAAACCCGCCTACTGGGCGACGGCTGGACCGCCATCACCAAGGACCGCAAACTCTCCGCACAGTGGGAGCACACCGTATTGGTGACCGCTACTGGCTACGAGATATTCACCCTGCGCCACGATGACAGCATCCCGCGCACTTCGGCCTGA